A single genomic interval of Pseudochaenichthys georgianus chromosome 3, fPseGeo1.2, whole genome shotgun sequence harbors:
- the cartl gene encoding cocaine- and amphetamine-regulated transcript-like yields the protein MLRGLLFLGLLSVLCHGQASQEVSAEDFGADRPEPATDRDLIEALEALLGRMHDRSSSTEKRGTIALCGMGDRCAMKFGPRIGKLCDCGRGANCNSYLLKCI from the exons ATGCTCCGCGGGTTGCTGTTTCTCGGCCTGCTCTCCGTCCTGTGTCACGGCCAGGCGTCACAGGAAGTGTCCGCAGAGGACTTCGGAGCGGACAGACCCGAGCCGGCCACAGACAGAGACCTG ATCGAAGCACTGGAGGCTCTGCTGGGCAGGATGCATGACCGGAGTTCTTCCACTGAAAAGAGAGGAACCATCGCACTG TGCGGGATGGGGGACCGGTGTGCCATGAAGTTCGGGCCCCGCATCGGGAAGCTGTGTGACTGCGGCCGAGGAGCCAACTGCAACTCCTACCTGCTCAAGTGCATCTGA